A single genomic interval of Vicugna pacos chromosome 34, VicPac4, whole genome shotgun sequence harbors:
- the SLC6A13 gene encoding sodium- and chloride-dependent GABA transporter 2 isoform X2, which yields MEKQNQCARAWKRWRRTAPWSGGTGPTRRSLGNVWRFPYLCYKNGGGAFFIPYLIFLFTCGIPVFLLETALGQYTSQGGVTAWRKICPIFEGIGYASQVIVILLNVYYIVVLAWALFYLFSSFTVDLPWGSCRHDWNTEHCVEFQRTNGSLNVTSENATSPVIEFWERRVLKISDGIQHLGALRWELALCLLLAWVACYFCIWKGVKSTGKVVYFTATFPYLMLVVLLIRGVTLPGAAQGIQFYLYPNLTRLWDPQVWMDAGTQIFFSFAICLGCLTALGSYNKYHNNCYRDCIALCFLNSGTSFVAGFAIFSILGFMSQEQGVPISEVAESGPGLAFIAYPRAVVLLPFSPLWACCFFFMVVLLGLDSQFVCVESLVTALVDMYPSVFRKKNRREVLILGVSVLSFLVGLVMLTEGGMYVFQLFDYYAASGMCLLFVAIFESLCVAWAYGAGRFYDNIEDMIGYRPWPLIKYCWLFLTPAVCTATFLFSLIKYSPLTYNKKYMYPWWGDALGWLLAFSSMVCIPAWSFYKLSTLKGSFRERIRQLMCPAEDLPQWDRAGPSAPATPRTSLLILTEPESHC from the exons GTGCCTTTTTCATCCCCTACCTCATCTTCCTCTTTACCTGTGGCATTCCTGTCTTCCTCTTGGAGACAGCCCTGGGCCAGTACACTAGCCAGGGAGGCGTCACAGCCTGGAGGAAGATCTGCCCCATCTTTGAGG GCATCGGCTACGCCTCGCAGGTGATCGTCATCCTGCTCAACGTCTACTACATCGTCGTCCTGGCCTGGGCCCTCTTCTACCTCTTCAGCAGCTTCACCGTCGACCTGCCCTGGGGGAGCTGCCGCCACGACTGGAACACAG AGCACTGTGTGGAGTTCCAGAGGACCAACGGTTCCCTGAACGTGACCTCTGAGAATGCCACCTCTCCTGTCATCGAGTTCTGGGA GAGGCGGGTCCTGAAGATCTCGGATGGCATCCAGCACCTGGGGGCCCTGCGCTGGGAGCTGGCCCTGTGCCTCCTGCTTGCCTGGGTCGCCTGCTACTTCTGCATCTGGAAGGGGGTCAAGTCCACAGGCAAG GTGGTGTACTTCACAGCCACGTTCCCTTACCTCATGCTGGTGGTCCTGTTAATCCGAGGGGTGACGCTGCCCGGGGCAGCCCAAGGAATTCAGTTTTACCTGTACCCAAACCTCACGCGTCTGTGGGATCCCCAG GTGTGGATGGACGCGGGCACCCAGATCTTCTTCTCCTTTGCCATCTGCCTGGGGTGCCTGACGGCCCTGGGCAGCTACAACAAGTACCACAACAACTGCTACCG GGACTGCATCGCCCTCTGCTTCCTCAACAGCGGCACCAGCTTCGTGGCCGGGTTTGCCATCTTCTCCATCCTGGGCTTCATGTCCCAGGAGCAGGGGGTGCCCATCTCCGAGGTGGCTGAGTCAG GGCCCGGCCTGGCCTTCATCGCCTACCCCCGAGCTGTGGTCCTCCTGCCCTTCTCTCCGCTCTGGGCCTGCTGCTTCTTCTTCATGGTCGTCCTCCTGGGACTGGATAGCCAG tttgtgtgtgtggaaAGCCTGGTGACAGCGCTGGTGGACATGTACCCCAGCGTGTTCCGCAAGAAGAACCGGAGGGAGGTGCTCATCCTTGGAGTGTCTGTCCTCTCCTTCCTCGTCGGGCTGGTCATGCTCACGGAG GGCGGTATGTACGTGTTCCAGCTCTTTGACTACTACGCAGCCAGCGGCATGTGCCTTCTGTTTGTGGCCATCTTTGAGTCCCTCTGTGTGGCTTGGGCCTATG GAGCCGGGCGCTTCTACGACAACATTGAAGACATGATCGGGTACCGGCCGTGGCCCCTTATCAAGTACTGCTGGCTCTTCCTCACACCCGCTGTGTGCACA GCCaccttcctcttctccctgaTCAAGTACAGCCCGCTGACCTACAATAAGAAGTACATGTACCCGTGGTGGGGTGATGCCCTGGGCTGGCTCCTGGCTTTCTCCTCCATGGTCTGCATTCCCGCCTGGAGCTTCTACAAACTCAGCACACTCAAGGGCTCTTTCAGAGAG AGAATTCGCCAGCTCATGTGTCCAGCGGAGGACCTGCCCCAGTGGGACCGAGCAGGACCCTCTGCCCCGGCCACACCCAGGACTTCACTTCTCATACTCACAGAACCGGAGTCCCACTGCTAG